In Candidatus Omnitrophota bacterium, one DNA window encodes the following:
- the trxB gene encoding thioredoxin-disulfide reductase, translating to MYDLIIIGAGPAGLTAALYAGRSRLNTLVLEKISVGGRILMSETIENFPGFFETVSTEELIRRMKGQVESLGIKIEMDEVVDIDCKTKTIKTTSAEYSAKAIIIATGAHPRKLQVPGEEKLTGRGVSYCATCDAPFYKEKKVVVVGGGNTVAEEAIYLTRFAKEVSIIHRRNELRASAILQERLQNNKQINFVLNNVVIEILGSNRVEGVKIKDVETFEEKIFPCDGVFVYIGYSPETHFLRGKLKMDESGFIIADHDLTTSEEGIFVCGDCRKKSLYQVITACGDGATAADSAYKFIASKEK from the coding sequence ATGTATGATTTAATTATTATTGGAGCAGGACCTGCGGGTTTAACTGCAGCGCTTTACGCAGGAAGATCACGCTTAAATACTTTAGTGCTTGAGAAGATTTCGGTTGGCGGAAGAATTTTGATGAGCGAAACAATTGAGAACTTCCCCGGGTTTTTTGAAACTGTTTCTACTGAAGAATTGATCAGGCGTATGAAAGGCCAGGTTGAAAGCCTCGGTATTAAAATTGAAATGGATGAAGTTGTTGATATAGATTGTAAAACCAAGACCATTAAGACAACTTCCGCAGAATATTCCGCAAAAGCAATCATTATCGCAACAGGCGCGCACCCCCGTAAACTTCAGGTTCCGGGTGAGGAAAAATTAACAGGCAGGGGCGTTTCTTATTGCGCGACCTGTGACGCGCCTTTTTATAAAGAAAAGAAAGTTGTCGTAGTAGGCGGAGGGAATACTGTTGCGGAAGAGGCAATTTACCTGACTCGTTTTGCCAAAGAGGTAAGTATCATTCATAGAAGAAATGAGCTAAGGGCTTCCGCCATACTTCAGGAAAGGCTTCAAAACAATAAACAAATAAATTTTGTTTTAAATAATGTGGTTATAGAAATATTAGGTTCAAATAGGGTTGAGGGCGTAAAAATAAAAGATGTGGAAACTTTTGAAGAAAAAATATTTCCTTGTGACGGTGTTTTCGTGTATATTGGATATAGCCCGGAGACTCATTTTTTAAGAGGCAAGTTAAAGATGGATGAGTCTGGGTTTATTATTGCAGACCATGATTTGACGACTTCCGAAGAGGGCATATTTGTCTGTGGCGACTGCCGGAAGAAAAGCTTGTATCAGGTGATTACTGCTTGTGGTGACGGAGCAACTGCTGCAGATTCAGCTTATAAATTTATTGCAAGTAAGGAGAAATAG
- the lipA gene encoding lipoyl synthase, with product MKSKIPSWFRQDIPDASTFKLTHLVSEFGVNTVCKEAMCPNMSYCFKHNKITFMILGSTCTRNCSFCNVDKTKEVKMGFDSDEPFRIAEVVRALGLSYVVITSVTRDDLSDGGAWVFAKTIEAIRQVSQEIKVEVLIPDFKGKVASLKCVLNAYPNILAHNIETIRRLYPKLRPMSDYELSLGILSKSKEINPDILTKSSIMLGLGETEEEVVNVMEDLRANSCDILTLGQYLSPSPSHYQVVDFINIEQFEKYRVIGAAMGFKSVLSGPLVRSSYQAEDVFKELNLSGNIR from the coding sequence ATGAAAAGTAAGATTCCTTCTTGGTTTAGGCAGGATATTCCAGATGCTTCTACTTTTAAACTGACGCATTTAGTTTCTGAATTTGGCGTAAATACGGTTTGCAAAGAAGCAATGTGCCCTAATATGTCTTATTGTTTTAAGCATAATAAAATCACTTTTATGATTTTAGGTTCTACTTGTACAAGGAATTGTTCTTTTTGCAATGTGGATAAAACAAAAGAAGTAAAGATGGGCTTTGATTCAGATGAGCCTTTTAGAATCGCAGAGGTTGTAAGGGCGTTAGGGTTAAGCTATGTAGTGATTACTTCTGTTACACGGGATGATTTAAGTGATGGTGGGGCTTGGGTCTTTGCCAAGACCATAGAAGCTATCCGTCAGGTAAGTCAGGAAATTAAAGTTGAAGTTTTAATTCCTGATTTCAAGGGGAAAGTCGCCAGCCTTAAATGTGTATTGAATGCATATCCGAATATACTGGCGCATAATATTGAAACAATTAGAAGGCTTTATCCTAAACTTCGCCCGATGTCTGATTATGAACTTTCTTTAGGTATCCTATCTAAATCCAAGGAGATTAATCCTGATATTCTGACTAAGTCTTCGATAATGCTGGGCCTGGGAGAAACTGAAGAAGAAGTCGTTAATGTTATGGAAGACTTAAGAGCAAATTCTTGTGATATATTAACTTTAGGCCAATATTTGTCTCCATCACCCAGCCATTATCAGGTAGTAGATTTTATTAATATTGAACAATTTGAGAAATATCGCGTAATCGGTGCTGCTATGGGTTTTAAATCGGTTTTATCCGGCCCGCTTGTGCGCAGTTCTTATCAGGCAGAGGATGTTTTTAAAGAACTTAATTTATCGGGAAACATTAGATGA
- a CDS encoding DUF6485 family protein: MKNCPNQKTNLANCNCSYAGCARKGLCCECISYHRSKREIPACFFPSDIEKCYDRSIENFLRING, translated from the coding sequence TTGAAAAACTGCCCGAATCAGAAAACAAATCTTGCGAATTGCAATTGTAGCTATGCAGGATGCGCCCGTAAGGGTCTTTGCTGCGAATGCATTTCGTATCATAGGTCTAAAAGAGAGATTCCCGCCTGTTTTTTTCCTTCCGATATAGAAAAATGTTACGATCGGTCCATTGAAAACTTCTTGAGGATAAATGGATGA
- the def gene encoding peptide deformylase — translation MKEITLRIKTFGDPVLRKKSISVKNVDSVHKQILSKMARLMYDSGGIGLAAPQVGINEAMIVVDIGNSLYKLINPKIAKKSGNQVLEEGCLSVPGVCIKVKRAKEVLVQALDDSGKQVNIEAQGLLACVFQHEIDHLHGKLIVDYASFLDKLKIKNKLKKLREKAKIEKLPESENKSCELQL, via the coding sequence ATGAAAGAAATCACATTAAGAATTAAGACATTCGGCGATCCGGTATTAAGGAAGAAAAGCATTTCTGTAAAGAATGTTGATTCTGTCCACAAGCAGATTTTGAGTAAAATGGCTAGGTTGATGTATGACTCCGGAGGAATTGGCTTAGCTGCCCCTCAGGTGGGGATAAATGAAGCTATGATCGTTGTTGATATAGGAAACAGCCTTTACAAATTAATAAATCCTAAGATAGCAAAGAAATCAGGGAATCAGGTATTGGAAGAAGGATGTCTAAGTGTCCCGGGAGTTTGTATCAAAGTAAAACGAGCGAAAGAAGTTTTGGTCCAAGCGCTTGATGATTCGGGAAAACAGGTGAATATAGAAGCACAAGGCTTGTTGGCTTGTGTTTTTCAGCACGAAATTGATCATTTACATGGGAAGCTTATCGTTGATTACGCTTCTTTTTTGGACAAGCTTAAGATAAAGAATAAATTAAAAAAACTAAGAGAGAAGGCAAAAATTGAAAAACTGCCCGAATCAGAAAACAAATCTTGCGAATTGCAATTGTAG
- a CDS encoding aspartate 1-decarboxylase, translating into MFRTILKSKIHRARVTEANLYYKGSITIDEKLMKASDIIEYEKVEVLNLNNGHRLETYAIKGKAGSGIICLNGPAARGACVGDEIIIVSYAVVEDKEAKIVKPKIVAVDERNHIKN; encoded by the coding sequence ATGTTTCGCACTATTTTAAAATCCAAAATCCACAGGGCACGTGTTACAGAGGCGAATCTTTATTATAAGGGAAGTATCACTATTGATGAAAAACTGATGAAGGCCTCTGATATTATTGAATATGAGAAAGTGGAGGTCCTTAATCTAAATAATGGCCATCGGCTTGAGACTTATGCGATTAAGGGCAAAGCGGGTAGTGGAATAATTTGTTTAAATGGGCCTGCGGCCCGCGGCGCATGTGTGGGCGATGAGATTATTATTGTTTCATACGCCGTTGTTGAGGATAAAGAGGCAAAAATCGTTAAGCCTAAAATTGTTGCAGTTGATGAAAGAAATCACATTAAGAATTAA
- a CDS encoding acetate kinase → MRILVINSGSSSIKYKLFDMPKEKLISKGLIEHIGEKGSNVRDHYTGLKTIFDKIDGVSVIGHRVVHGAEKFRKPVLVDNVVIRKIRQCSEIAPLHNPANLAGIMACKKLLPGIPQVAVFDTAFHQTLPEYAYVYGLPYNYYKRFGIRKYGFHGTSHEYVSGEAARVLKKPLNKLKIITCHLGNGCSIAAVDKGKSVDTSMGFTPLEGLIMGTRCGDIDPAIIPYIMHKERIDILKMDDILNKSSGLRGISGISNDMRILENKAKDGDKRAKLAISIFIYRIKKYIGAYIMIMGGCDAIVFTGGIGENQKEVRVGACKDLSSFFKKLPKVLVISTNEELMIARQSYTLVT, encoded by the coding sequence ATGAGAATACTTGTAATTAACAGCGGAAGCTCTTCAATAAAATATAAGCTTTTTGATATGCCTAAGGAAAAGCTTATCTCTAAAGGATTAATCGAGCATATCGGAGAAAAAGGCTCAAATGTGCGTGATCATTACACCGGTTTAAAAACCATTTTTGATAAAATAGATGGAGTTTCGGTTATCGGGCATAGAGTTGTTCATGGTGCTGAGAAATTCCGTAAGCCGGTCTTGGTAGATAATGTGGTTATCAGAAAAATAAGGCAATGCTCGGAAATAGCTCCTTTGCATAATCCCGCAAATTTAGCCGGAATTATGGCTTGTAAAAAATTATTACCCGGAATTCCGCAAGTTGCGGTTTTTGACACCGCATTTCATCAGACTCTTCCGGAATATGCATATGTATACGGTTTACCGTATAATTATTATAAAAGGTTTGGGATAAGAAAATACGGCTTTCATGGAACAAGCCATGAATATGTTTCAGGCGAAGCGGCGCGAGTTTTAAAAAAACCTTTGAATAAATTAAAGATAATTACCTGCCATTTGGGTAATGGCTGCAGCATTGCCGCAGTAGACAAGGGAAAATCCGTAGATACAAGTATGGGTTTTACTCCGCTTGAAGGCTTGATAATGGGAACGCGCTGTGGAGATATTGACCCTGCGATAATTCCTTATATTATGCATAAAGAGCGGATTGATATTTTAAAGATGGATGATATATTGAATAAGTCAAGCGGGTTGCGGGGGATTTCCGGGATAAGCAATGATATGAGGATCCTTGAGAACAAAGCTAAGGACGGAGATAAGCGCGCAAAATTAGCTATAAGTATTTTTATTTATAGAATTAAAAAGTACATTGGCGCATATATTATGATTATGGGCGGTTGTGATGCGATTGTTTTTACCGGAGGAATCGGCGAGAATCAAAAAGAAGTAAGGGTAGGAGCTTGTAAGGATTTGAGTTCTTTTTTTAAGAAGCTACCCAAGGTTTTAGTTATTTCTACGAATGAAGAATTGATGATTGCGCGCCAATCCTATACATTAGTAACTTAA